The following are encoded in a window of Arcobacter arenosus genomic DNA:
- a CDS encoding RDD family protein, translating into MSRWRDVKQGNAKEESTKVEDTDCLTSAPIGNRIKAFIVDMFMIMMPIMYVTTYLIMEGKEDFQGSEEARWLTALTYGLIVVLFWIIKGQTPGYKAYSITLVDNETKNKISIPKAILRYLIFIFSATTIILAILPFFRKDKKTIQDILTKTTVISEKK; encoded by the coding sequence ATGAGTAGATGGAGAGATGTTAAACAAGGAAATGCAAAAGAGGAATCTACAAAAGTAGAGGATACTGATTGTTTAACATCAGCTCCAATAGGAAATAGAATTAAAGCATTTATTGTTGACATGTTTATGATAATGATGCCAATAATGTATGTAACTACTTATTTAATTATGGAAGGTAAAGAGGATTTTCAAGGAAGCGAAGAAGCTAGATGGTTAACAGCACTTACCTATGGCCTAATTGTAGTACTCTTTTGGATAATTAAAGGACAAACTCCAGGATATAAAGCTTATTCTATAACACTTGTTGATAATGAAACAAAAAATAAAATCTCTATACCAAAAGCAATTTTAAGATATTTGATATTTATATTCTCAGCAACAACAATTATACTTGCAATTTTGCCTTTTTTTAGAAAAGACAAAAAAACAATACAAGATATACTAACTAAAACCACAGTTATCTCAGAAAAAAAATAA
- the pyrE gene encoding orotate phosphoribosyltransferase — protein MNVEQIYKDAQALLEGHFKLSSGNHSSFYLQSAKVLENPKTAKLLAEALAEQIKESGIKVDAVCSPALGGLIAGFALATALDVRFIFAERVDGEMTIRRGFEVKEGENYIICEDIITTGGSALEAAKQVESAGGNIVAYAALANRGFCSRVGSDIEAKDNCKLPLDKPLFALEDFTFEMYSPEECPMCKEGSVAYKPGSRGN, from the coding sequence ATGAATGTAGAACAAATTTATAAAGATGCTCAAGCATTATTAGAAGGTCACTTTAAACTTAGTTCAGGGAACCACTCATCATTTTATTTACAATCAGCAAAGGTTTTAGAAAATCCTAAAACAGCTAAACTTTTAGCTGAAGCATTAGCAGAGCAGATTAAAGAATCTGGAATAAAAGTTGATGCTGTTTGTTCTCCTGCACTTGGTGGACTAATTGCAGGTTTTGCACTTGCAACTGCACTTGATGTAAGATTTATTTTTGCAGAAAGAGTAGATGGTGAAATGACAATTAGAAGAGGTTTTGAAGTTAAAGAAGGTGAAAATTATATTATTTGTGAAGACATCATTACAACTGGTGGGTCTGCATTAGAAGCAGCAAAACAAGTTGAAAGTGCTGGTGGAAATATTGTGGCTTATGCTGCATTAGCAAATAGAGGTTTTTGTTCTAGAGTTGGAAGTGATATAGAAGCAAAAGATAATTGTAAACTTCCATTAGATAAACCACTTTTTGCATTAGAAGACTTTACTTTTGAAATGTATTCTCCAGAAGAATGCCCTATGTGTAAAGAGGGAAGTGTTGCTTATAAACCTGGTAGTAGAGGAAATTAA
- the secG gene encoding preprotein translocase subunit SecG, with translation MTSTLLIIQFILAVAITISILLQKSSSIGLGAYSGSNDSLFGAKGPGNFLSKATMFLGLLFVINTVTLGYLYNQEKLESAVDSVKTDTLIPTTPVEQTAPAAPVVPTQPQNN, from the coding sequence ATGACATCAACACTATTGATAATTCAGTTCATTTTAGCAGTTGCAATTACTATTTCAATCTTACTACAAAAAAGTTCAAGTATTGGACTTGGGGCATATAGCGGAAGTAATGATTCATTATTTGGAGCAAAAGGTCCAGGAAACTTTTTAAGTAAAGCAACAATGTTTTTAGGGCTTTTATTTGTAATTAATACAGTAACTTTAGGTTACTTATACAATCAAGAAAAACTTGAAAGTGCCGTTGATAGTGTTAAAACTGATACTTTAATTCCTACTACTCCAGTGGAACAAACTGCACCTGCTGCACCTGTAGTACCAACACAACCACAAAACAACTAA
- the frr gene encoding ribosome recycling factor: protein MLNEIYSETKEHMEKSLEALKRDYKTLRTGKVNVTVLDSVKIDYYGTPTPLNQVGSVTATDATTIVVNPWEKNLLQDVEHAINAANIGVNPNNDGDVIKLFFPPMTVEQRKESAKQAKGMTDNAKVAIRNIRKHSNDQVKNLHKEKEITDDENKKALDEIQKITDSYVAKADAILKDKEQEILTV, encoded by the coding sequence ATGTTAAATGAAATATATTCAGAAACAAAAGAGCATATGGAAAAATCTCTAGAAGCATTAAAAAGAGATTATAAAACACTAAGAACAGGAAAAGTAAATGTTACTGTATTAGATAGTGTTAAAATTGATTATTATGGAACTCCAACTCCATTAAACCAAGTAGGTTCAGTTACTGCAACTGATGCAACTACTATTGTTGTAAATCCTTGGGAAAAAAATCTTTTACAAGATGTTGAGCATGCAATTAATGCTGCTAATATTGGTGTTAACCCAAATAATGATGGAGATGTAATTAAATTATTCTTCCCACCAATGACAGTTGAGCAAAGAAAAGAGAGTGCTAAACAAGCTAAAGGTATGACTGATAATGCAAAAGTGGCAATCAGAAATATAAGAAAACACTCAAACGATCAAGTAAAAAATCTTCATAAAGAAAAAGAGATTACTGATGATGAGAATAAAAAAGCATTAGATGAAATTCAAAAAATCACTGATTCTTATGTTGCAAAAGCTGATGCAATTTTAAAAGACAAAGAACAAGAAATTTTAACGGTTTAA